CTTACAGAGGGGATCCCCAGCCGCGCAAGGGCCCCCAGCACGGCGGCGCCGGTTTTCAGGCTTATCTCCCGTTCGCTGGACAGGCCGCCCATGAGTACGGCCACTTTTTTGTATTTGAGCGTATCTATGCGAGCCTTACTCATCGAATTCCCCCACAAGCTTTATCTCCGGCGCAAGTTTCACGCCGGACATTTCGTAAACCCTGTCCTGGGCCAGCTTCATAAGCGCGCGCACGTCCCGCGCAGTGGCGCCACCTTCGTTCACTATGAAATTGGCGTGTTTTTCAGACACCCTGGCGCCTCCAATTCGAGTCCCCTTAAGCCCAGCGGCCTCTATGAGCCGTCCGGCGTAATCCCCCGGCGGGTTTTTAAACACCGATCCGGCGGAGGGAATGTCCAGCGGCTGTGAAGCCTTCCGCGCAAGCTGGGACTGTCGCATCCGCTCTTTTATCCGCGCCCTGTCCCCTTCCCGCGCCACGAAGCGGCAGGAAAGAATCAACGCGTCTTTAGGCAAGGCTGACGAACGGTACGCAAACCCCATATCGTCACTTCCCAAAGTAATGGTCTCCCCTTCCCTTGTGACAACGGTGGCGGACAAGAGGACATCTTTAACCTCTCCGTCCCTCGTTCCCGCGTTCATCACTATCGCTCCTCCAACCGTGCCCGGAATCCCATGGGCGAACTCAAGCCCGCTCAACGACTGGCGGCATGCCGC
This DNA window, taken from Nitrospinota bacterium, encodes the following:
- the murB gene encoding UDP-N-acetylmuramate dehydrogenase; translation: MKKGLVEVNAPLAGLTTFGIGGPADRLVFPATAEEAGRWIRSGEVSLILGGGSNTLVSDAGVRGTALCLAGVLAEVEFLQGPGGQMVIEAQAGVSFTKLAVAACRQSLSGLEFAHGIPGTVGGAIVMNAGTRDGEVKDVLLSATVVTREGETITLGSDDMGFAYRSSALPKDALILSCRFVAREGDRARIKERMRQSQLARKASQPLDIPSAGSVFKNPPGDYAGRLIEAAGLKGTRIGGARVSEKHANFIVNEGGATARDVRALMKLAQDRVYEMSGVKLAPEIKLVGEFDE